The genomic stretch CATGATCACCTCCCACTTGGACCTACTCGCACGCTAGAACTACGGCTATAATAGTCGTTCTTGCGGCCCGGGGCCAGCGGTTCTGGCTTTTTGACGCCGGGTTTTGATCGCATTGCCGCGAACTGATTCGGTTCGCGCAGGCGTTTGGCCCCGCCCGGGTTGTCCGGGCGGGGCGTCGCGCTGGCCTTACTCGCCGTTGCGGCGGCCGTTCGGGCGGGACCAGATGAGGCTGAAGCCTTCGCCTTCCTCGTCGTCGAAGAGGTTGGCGTAGATCGGGGCGGTGAAGCTCGGATCGTCGAGCTTGAGGCCGAGATAATCGCGGCCCTCGTTGGAGCGCTTGGACCAGCCGGCGCCGATTTCCACCCGGCCAACAAAGACGCGGTGGCTGGGGCTGTTGTCGCCGGTGCGGTTGGCTTCTGGGACGATCCGGACGTTCTTGGCCTGGAGCGAGAGGGTGACGATTTCGCCGGTAAACTCGTTGTTGCCGGTCTTCTTGAAGGTGCCGATGGTCGCCATGATAGTTCTCCTTGAACTCTGTTCCGAGCCCGCACCATTGCGGCCTCGATGGCGATCGACCGGCCGGAGGCGATTGACGGCGCACCCCGCAGGGGCCTGACAGCAAAGGAGGGACTTTCTTGGTTCGCGAGGAATGACGGCGCAGCCGGTAGGGGAAGAAAGTTTCGACGCCGCTGTTGCGGCATAGGCGATCGAGGCGCAGCCGACCTTCGGCCAGATCAGCCCATTGAAGAGGCCGTTTTGGAGCGGTCGACCTGACAGAGACGCATCACAGGAGAACGTGGCGACGATCCCGAACCGATGGACCGTGACGACGCCTGACACCGCGGTTCAAACCAACTCCGCCAGACGCTACGTTCCGCCGATTCCTGCCCATCGCCCGCGAGATCGTCCCTCTCGGCACTCGCACCGTTGGGAGTGCTTGCACGGTGTTGCCCCCAAGCCTGCCCCGAGGGAATGGCGCATCGGTTGGATTAGCGCGTCGATCCGATCAACGCGATTCATGCGACCCTGCCGACGAGGAGCGCGACATGTAAGACATGAACCCGCCATCCCGCCGCCGGCAGCGATGGTCAGGCCCGCGCGACGGTCTGCCCGGCTGGTCCGGGCGCGGCCATTGCTGTCACCCGGATCAGCGCTGTGACGCCAACGGCGATTGCGCCGACGACGGAGAAGATGATCTGCCAGGTGTCGGACGGCATGGTGTGTTTCACGATGCCATGCGTCGCGTGGTAGCCGGCGAGCGCCGCAGGCGCGACGAAGGCGAGTGCGATGGCGAGCCGTATCCAGAGCTGACGGATGAAGGCGAGCAGGAATTGGCCGAGGCCGAGCGTCAGCGCGGCGGTGGCGAGGCCG from Rhodopseudomonas sp. BAL398 encodes the following:
- a CDS encoding DUF736 domain-containing protein; amino-acid sequence: MATIGTFKKTGNNEFTGEIVTLSLQAKNVRIVPEANRTGDNSPSHRVFVGRVEIGAGWSKRSNEGRDYLGLKLDDPSFTAPIYANLFDDEEGEGFSLIWSRPNGRRNGE